In a single window of the Pseudochaenichthys georgianus chromosome 16, fPseGeo1.2, whole genome shotgun sequence genome:
- the scn1ba gene encoding sodium channel, voltage-gated, type I, beta a isoform X2, which yields MSHLLLTLALLALQEVKVDSSSGSLVESHGEVSAETARCSVRKKHLELQHVCVVEPAWRWTQTQKPWKKKVSNWAASPVRRGARFPPAPSSTGTSRNQLTTISPIYENKEANITDERFFERLVWNGSKHTNDLQDGSIFILNVTFNDTGRYKCIFSRTLMYPAYEFSTFPNKTIDMTVVPELTRGWASILSEVMMYVSLIGLQVWLVIEMIYCYRKISVAGEEALRESAPEYLAIASESKDNCAAVQVAE from the exons AGGTCAAAGTTGACAGTAGTTCAGGATCATTGGTTGAGAGCCATGGTGAGGTCTCAGCGGAAACTGCAAGGTGCAGTGTGAGAAAGAAACATTTGGAGTTACAG CATGTCTGTGTCGTGGAGCCTGCGTGGAGGTGGACTCAAACACAGAAGCCGTGGAAAAAAAAGGTTTCAAACTGGGCTGCATCTCCTGTAAGAAGAGGGGCGAGGTTCCCGCCAGCGCCTTCGTCGACTGGTACTTCAAGGAATCAGTTGACCACAATTTCACCCAT ATATGAGAATAAAGAGGCCAATATCACTGACGAACGTTTCTTTGAACGTCTTGTTTGGAATGGCAGCAAACATACAAATGACCTGCAGGACGGCTCCATCTTCATCCTAAACGTGACGTTCAATGACACGGGACGCTACAAGTGCATATTCAGCCGAACCCTGATGTATCCGGCCTACGAGTTTTCCACCTTTCCCAACAAGACTATCGACATGACAGTGGTGCCAGAAC TTACCAGGGGATGGGCATCCATCTTGTCTGAGGTAATGATGTACGTCTCCCTCATCGGGCTGCAGGTATGGCTGGTGATTGAGATGATTTACTGCTACAGGAAGATTTCAGTGGCTGGAGAGGAAGCTCTTAGAGAGAGCGC GCCGGAGTATTTAGCTATAGCGTCGGAAAGCAAAGATAACTGTGCTGCTGTACAAGTGGCAGAATAG
- the scn1ba gene encoding sodium channel, voltage-gated, type I, beta a isoform X1, producing MVSVPLISVVFPVSPSSPSPHVAIRNKHTPQEVKVDSSSGSLVESHGEVSAETARCSVRKKHLELQHVCVVEPAWRWTQTQKPWKKKVSNWAASPVRRGARFPPAPSSTGTSRNQLTTISPIYENKEANITDERFFERLVWNGSKHTNDLQDGSIFILNVTFNDTGRYKCIFSRTLMYPAYEFSTFPNKTIDMTVVPELTRGWASILSEVMMYVSLIGLQVWLVIEMIYCYRKISVAGEEALRESAPEYLAIASESKDNCAAVQVAE from the exons ATGGTTTCAGTTCCTCTGATCAGCgttgtgtttcctgtttctcCTTCATCTCCTTCCCCCCATGTTGCAATTCGAAACAAACACACCCCCCAAGAGGTCAAAGTTGACAGTAGTTCAGGATCATTGGTTGAGAGCCATGGTGAGGTCTCAGCGGAAACTGCAAGGTGCAGTGTGAGAAAGAAACATTTGGAGTTACAG CATGTCTGTGTCGTGGAGCCTGCGTGGAGGTGGACTCAAACACAGAAGCCGTGGAAAAAAAAGGTTTCAAACTGGGCTGCATCTCCTGTAAGAAGAGGGGCGAGGTTCCCGCCAGCGCCTTCGTCGACTGGTACTTCAAGGAATCAGTTGACCACAATTTCACCCAT ATATGAGAATAAAGAGGCCAATATCACTGACGAACGTTTCTTTGAACGTCTTGTTTGGAATGGCAGCAAACATACAAATGACCTGCAGGACGGCTCCATCTTCATCCTAAACGTGACGTTCAATGACACGGGACGCTACAAGTGCATATTCAGCCGAACCCTGATGTATCCGGCCTACGAGTTTTCCACCTTTCCCAACAAGACTATCGACATGACAGTGGTGCCAGAAC TTACCAGGGGATGGGCATCCATCTTGTCTGAGGTAATGATGTACGTCTCCCTCATCGGGCTGCAGGTATGGCTGGTGATTGAGATGATTTACTGCTACAGGAAGATTTCAGTGGCTGGAGAGGAAGCTCTTAGAGAGAGCGC GCCGGAGTATTTAGCTATAGCGTCGGAAAGCAAAGATAACTGTGCTGCTGTACAAGTGGCAGAATAG
- the scn1ba gene encoding sodium channel, voltage-gated, type I, beta a isoform X3, which produces MSHLLLTLALLALQACLCRGACVEVDSNTEAVEKKGFKLGCISCKKRGEVPASAFVDWYFKESVDHNFTHVYRYENKEANITDERFFERLVWNGSKHTNDLQDGSIFILNVTFNDTGRYKCIFSRTLMYPAYEFSTFPNKTIDMTVVPELTRGWASILSEVMMYVSLIGLQVWLVIEMIYCYRKISVAGEEALRESAPEYLAIASESKDNCAAVQVAE; this is translated from the exons CATGTCTGTGTCGTGGAGCCTGCGTGGAGGTGGACTCAAACACAGAAGCCGTGGAAAAAAAAGGTTTCAAACTGGGCTGCATCTCCTGTAAGAAGAGGGGCGAGGTTCCCGCCAGCGCCTTCGTCGACTGGTACTTCAAGGAATCAGTTGACCACAATTTCACCCAT GTATACAGATATGAGAATAAAGAGGCCAATATCACTGACGAACGTTTCTTTGAACGTCTTGTTTGGAATGGCAGCAAACATACAAATGACCTGCAGGACGGCTCCATCTTCATCCTAAACGTGACGTTCAATGACACGGGACGCTACAAGTGCATATTCAGCCGAACCCTGATGTATCCGGCCTACGAGTTTTCCACCTTTCCCAACAAGACTATCGACATGACAGTGGTGCCAGAAC TTACCAGGGGATGGGCATCCATCTTGTCTGAGGTAATGATGTACGTCTCCCTCATCGGGCTGCAGGTATGGCTGGTGATTGAGATGATTTACTGCTACAGGAAGATTTCAGTGGCTGGAGAGGAAGCTCTTAGAGAGAGCGC GCCGGAGTATTTAGCTATAGCGTCGGAAAGCAAAGATAACTGTGCTGCTGTACAAGTGGCAGAATAG